From Streptomyces zhihengii, the proteins below share one genomic window:
- a CDS encoding HelD family protein produces the protein MPAHVPAPSTPLPPSTSPTAAQSDEAPRSDEAPQSDETPRPDGGPGAVDGGPLGRERAHLAASRSALRAMREDVQALDIRDVTANWVNAAVLEAQIDERVKALADLAHTPLFFGRLDYLHSAQEGQSFYIGRRHVHDAEGDPMVVDWRAPVSQPFYRASRKDPQDVGLRRRFGYTAGDLTAYEDEHLTDPAEAEQTSKLLQAEIERPRVGPMRDIVATIQPEQDEIVRSGLSGSVCVQGGPGTGKTAVGLHRVAYLLYAHRERLARTGTLVIGPNRSFLHYIEQVLPALGELEVRQATVDDLVAHVEVRGADEAPAAVVKGDARMARVLRRAIRSHVTLPTEPVVVVRGSRRWRIPAYELEEIVRELLDRDIRYGAAREALPQRIAHAVLVRMEQSGEAPDDRVQDAVARNTAVKAAVKAIWPPVEPAKLVLRLLSDATFLAEHAEGELDAAEQAAILMEKPPRSVRTAKWSAADAVLIDEATDLVRRTHSLGHVVLDEAQDLSPMQYRAVGRRCSTGSATVLGDLAQGTTPWATGSWAQALAHLGKPEAVVEELTAGFRVPREVIAYASRLLPHMSPGLAPVSSVRENPGSLSVDAVAEAADLDAAVLAACAQSLRREGSIGLIAADARIPVLAAALTAAGMPYLSPGEETTAESRLTLVPASLAKGLEYDYVVLDEPSAIVSGEPDERTGLRRLYVTLTRAVSGLAVLHATPLPAQLS, from the coding sequence GTGCCCGCGCACGTCCCCGCACCCTCGACGCCGCTCCCGCCGTCGACGTCCCCCACCGCCGCGCAGTCCGACGAAGCCCCGCGTTCCGACGAGGCCCCGCAGTCCGACGAGACCCCGCGGCCCGACGGCGGTCCGGGGGCCGTCGACGGCGGTCCGCTCGGGCGCGAACGCGCGCACCTGGCGGCGTCCCGCTCGGCGCTGCGCGCGATGCGCGAGGACGTCCAGGCGCTCGACATCCGCGACGTCACCGCGAACTGGGTCAACGCGGCGGTGCTGGAGGCCCAGATCGACGAGCGGGTGAAGGCGCTGGCCGACCTCGCGCACACCCCCCTGTTCTTCGGCCGCCTCGACTACCTCCACTCCGCCCAGGAGGGCCAGAGCTTCTACATCGGCCGCCGCCACGTCCACGACGCCGAGGGCGACCCGATGGTCGTCGACTGGCGCGCGCCCGTCTCGCAGCCGTTCTACCGGGCGTCCCGCAAGGACCCCCAGGACGTGGGCCTGCGGCGGCGCTTCGGCTACACCGCCGGGGACCTCACCGCGTACGAGGACGAGCACCTGACCGACCCCGCCGAGGCCGAGCAGACCTCGAAGCTGCTCCAGGCCGAGATCGAACGGCCGCGTGTCGGTCCGATGCGGGACATCGTGGCGACGATCCAGCCCGAGCAGGACGAGATCGTCCGCAGCGGGCTGTCCGGCTCGGTCTGCGTCCAGGGCGGTCCGGGCACCGGGAAGACGGCCGTGGGCCTGCACCGGGTGGCGTACCTGCTCTACGCGCACCGGGAGCGCCTGGCCCGCACCGGCACGCTCGTCATCGGGCCGAACCGCTCCTTCCTCCACTACATCGAGCAGGTCCTGCCCGCGCTCGGCGAGCTGGAGGTGCGGCAGGCGACCGTCGACGACCTGGTCGCCCATGTCGAGGTGCGCGGCGCCGACGAGGCCCCCGCGGCGGTCGTGAAGGGCGACGCCCGCATGGCGCGGGTGCTGCGCCGGGCGATCCGCTCGCATGTGACGCTGCCGACCGAGCCGGTCGTGGTCGTGCGCGGCTCGCGGCGCTGGCGGATCCCCGCGTACGAACTGGAGGAGATCGTCCGCGAGCTGCTGGACCGCGACATCCGCTACGGCGCCGCGCGCGAGGCGCTGCCGCAGCGGATCGCGCACGCCGTGCTGGTGCGGATGGAGCAGTCGGGCGAGGCCCCCGACGACCGCGTCCAGGACGCGGTGGCCCGCAACACGGCGGTCAAGGCGGCCGTGAAGGCGATCTGGCCGCCCGTCGAACCGGCGAAGCTGGTGCTCCGGCTGCTGTCGGACGCCACCTTCCTCGCGGAGCACGCGGAGGGCGAGCTGGACGCGGCGGAGCAGGCCGCGATCCTGATGGAGAAGCCGCCGCGCAGCGTGCGGACGGCGAAGTGGTCGGCGGCGGACGCGGTGCTGATCGACGAGGCGACCGATCTGGTGCGGCGCACCCACTCGCTGGGCCATGTCGTGCTCGACGAGGCCCAGGACCTGTCGCCGATGCAGTACCGCGCGGTGGGGCGCCGGTGCTCGACCGGCTCGGCGACCGTCCTCGGCGACCTGGCGCAGGGCACCACCCCGTGGGCGACGGGCTCATGGGCCCAGGCCCTGGCGCACCTCGGGAAGCCGGAGGCGGTGGTCGAGGAGCTGACGGCGGGCTTCCGCGTCCCCCGCGAGGTGATCGCCTACGCCTCCCGCCTGCTGCCGCACATGTCCCCCGGCCTGGCGCCGGTCTCCTCGGTGCGGGAGAACCCGGGCTCGCTGTCGGTCGACGCGGTCGCCGAGGCCGCGGACCTCGACGCGGCGGTGCTCGCCGCCTGTGCGCAGTCGCTGCGCCGGGAGGGCTCGATCGGCCTGATCGCGGCGGACGCCCGGATCCCGGTGCTGGCGGCCGCACTCACCGCCGCGGGGATGCCGTACCTCTCCCCGGGCGAGGAGACCACGGCCGAGTCCCGGCTGACGCTGGTGCCGGCCTCCCTGGCGAAGGGCCTGGAGTACGACTACGTCGTCCTCGACGAGCCGTCCGCGATCGTCTCGGGCGAACCGGACGAGCGCACCGGCCTCCGCCGCCTCTACGTCACCCTGACCAGGGCCGTCTCCGGCCTCGCCGTCCTCCACGCGACCCCGCTGCCCGCCCAGCTCTCCTGA